The nucleotide sequence GATGACCTGGCCATCGGAGATGTAAGTCAGCCGTTGTAGCGTGGTTAGATCGATCGAATCGGTTAGAAAGTGAACCGAACCATCGCCAAAGGTAAACTGCGCGCCTCCGGTGTGCAGGCTGCCCGACGTCTCATACGACCCTAGCTTGTAGGGAAGCAGCGGATTGGTTGAGTATCTTAGGTAGTTGATCCCGTACGTGTAGCTCGGATCCACTCCGTTGCCGACCCACTTGGCATAGCCCCAGGTTTGAGGGATGCCATCCCATTGGTTTCGAATCGTTTCGGCAATCGCGATCGAATTGCTTGTGCCGTCCAAGACGTCTCGCATCTTGGATTGACTATCCATTCCAAACATGCGGCGGGTTGACTGAGCAGTGCCGCTCCACACATCGCTGGAGGCAAGTACTCTTGCACTACTGAAATCGTAATTTGTGTAGGCACCTTGCAGCGTTGTTGCGCTCGAAATGCGATACGCAGCGTGAGTCGAGGTGGTGTTAGTTGGGTTGGGGTCCGACGGGCACAGGAAAGCGGGCACGACGGTGCTGACGACAATGTGGTTAGCATTGCCAGCCGCGCCAGGCTCAGGACCACTAATGGAATTAGAATTAGCTGGAGAGCTATAGGTGCAGCCGCTCGCCGCCAGACTGAAGTCAAATGCTTCGTAAAGCGCAGCCTGTTCGATGAATGGCAACAGCATCGTCCAACCGCGATGATTGCGAGCTTTTAGCGGGCCTGGGACTGCCGTTCCCGATGCCATCGATCCAGAAGCGGACACTGACGGCGGAAACTTTTGGTGCGTATCGTGGTAGTTATGTAGCGCCAACCCCAACTGTTTCATGTTGTTGCTGCACGACATTCGGCGGGCTGCTTCACGGGCGGCCTGTACCGCCGGCAACAGCAACCCGACCAAGACTCCGATGATGGCGATCACCACCAATAATTCAACGAGCGTAAAGCCCATTTTCGAACGACGACTCATGAGATCTTTCTCTAAATGAGGTAACTGAAAGAAAGGAAATGAACACTTATGGAAACCGTCAGAAATCCGAAGGTATTTAGCGTTTGATTGAGATCGCCAGTGCGGAAGAGGGCACTGGCAGAGAAGAAGGGAGGAGGGGGGCAGTATGGCTCTGTGGCGCCAGAGAGGCGATGATAGAGAGTGGGTAGTCAAAAAGCAATAAATTTCCCTGCAAATTTTAGATTTGACTGCGGGAAACGGCACATTGAGGTGAAGGACGAGCGGCGAATGGTGAATGGTGAATAACGCCACCTGCCAAGCGTCTAGCATCTTTGGTGAGAGCGTGATCTTTGCATTGTCGATCCCTCGACAACGGAGTCCATGCATGCTTCGCCCTCAACGCATCGAAGCAGTGATGCATCAATCAGCTGGCAAAACCTAAACCGGTAAACACAATCAGCCGAAGAACGCTAACGTCCGGCAGTGGTTAACCGTGAGCCAGTGTTCTTCGGCTGATCAAACCGAAAATGGAGTGCTTATCCCCAAGCGGATCTACCGAGTAGGTGCGATTATTTGAGCTTCAGGTCGAAGCTCAAGTTGTCGGCGCCGTCCGCCGCAATCGTAACCGTTTCGGGGGAAGTGCTCGGGTCAGTGTAGCGCTGCGGGATTTGGTTGACCGCACCGGAATCGGCCGGCGTCTGGCCCTCCGGGATCGGAGAACCATCGGGCAGTGTCCACCGTTCAAACAGCACCGCGTATTGACCCACAGGCGCGCCGCTCTCGGTTGGCGACACTTTGGTGGTGAACTTTCCCTCGGCGTCGGTTTGACCCT is from Novipirellula galeiformis and encodes:
- a CDS encoding DUF1559 domain-containing protein, whose product is MSRRSKMGFTLVELLVVIAIIGVLVGLLLPAVQAAREAARRMSCSNNMKQLGLALHNYHDTHQKFPPSVSASGSMASGTAVPGPLKARNHRGWTMLLPFIEQAALYEAFDFSLAASGCTYSSPANSNSISGPEPGAAGNANHIVVSTVVPAFLCPSDPNPTNTTSTHAAYRISSATTLQGAYTNYDFSSARVLASSDVWSGTAQSTRRMFGMDSQSKMRDVLDGTSNSIAIAETIRNQWDGIPQTWGYAKWVGNGVDPSYTYGINYLRYSTNPLLPYKLGSYETSGSLHTGGAQFTFGDGSVHFLTDSIDLTTLQRLTYISDGQVIPEY